Proteins encoded by one window of Rhodamnia argentea isolate NSW1041297 chromosome 6, ASM2092103v1, whole genome shotgun sequence:
- the LOC115727529 gene encoding microtubule-associated protein RP/EB family member 1A, translated as MASTIGMMDSAYFVGRNEILTWINSRLQLNLSRIEEAASGAVQCQLMDMTYPGVVPMHKVNFDAKTEYDMIQNYKVLQDSFNKLKIDKHIEVNRLVKGRPLDNLEFLQWLKRYCDAVNGGIMNENYNPVERRTKGGRERVPKSLQKNSKSLQSNNTCNISSTDTVGVTKASGPHQGRMNETVGAADSSGEIQALLKEVTDLKLSVDFLEKERDFYFAKLRDIEILCQAPELEDIPMSIAVKKILYAADAKESALEEAQEYIRRSSHDGTE; from the exons ATGGCGAGTACTATTGGGATGATGGACAGTGCCTACTTTGTGGGAAGGAACGAGATTCTGACTTGGATCAACAGTAGGCTTCAGCTCAATCTttctcgcattgaagag GCTGCATCTGGCGCAGTCCAATGTCAATTGATGGACATGACCTATCCAGGAGTAGTTCCCATGCACAAG GTGAATTTTGATGCAAAGACAGAATATGATATGATTCAAAATTACAAGGTTTTGCAGGACTCATTTAACAAGTTGAAGATTGACAAG CATATTGAAGTCAACAGGCTTGTCAAAGGCCGACCCCTGGACAATTTGGAGTTTCTACAATGGTTGAAGCGCTACTGTGATGCTGTCAATGGTGGCATTATGAATGA AAACTACAATCCTGTGGAAAGACGCACTAAGGGTGGCAGGGAAAGAGTTCCTAAGAGTTTGCAGAAGAATTCAAAATCACTGCAATCAAACAATACTTGTAACATAAGCTCTACGGATACAGTTGGTGTCACTAAAGCTTCTG GGCCTCATCAAGGGAGGATGAATGAAACAGTAGGTGCTGCTGATTCTTCTGGGGAAATTCAGGCTTTGTTGAAGGAG GTTACAGATCTCAAGCTATCtgtggattttttggaaaaagaacgGGACTTTTACTTTGCAAAATTGCGAGATATAGAGATACTTTGCCAGGCTCCCGAACTTGAGGATATCCCT ATGTCAATAGCTGTGAAGAAGATACTCTATGCTGCCGATGCAAAGGAATCGGCTCTCGAAGAAGCTCAGGAATACATCCGCAGATCCAGTCATGACGGAACTGAGTGA
- the LOC115727534 gene encoding 40S ribosomal protein S9-2, whose translation MVHVSFYRNYGKTFKKPRRPYEKERLDAELKLVGEYGLRCKRELWRVQYVLSRIRNNARMLLTLDEKNPRRIFEGEALLRRMNRYGLLDESQNKLDYVLALTVENFLERRLQTLVFKSGMAKSIHHARVLIRQRHIRVGRQVVNIPSFLVRVDSQKHIDFSLTSPFGGGRPGRVKRKNTRAAAKKASGGDGDEEDED comes from the exons ATGGTGCACGTCTCCTTCTATCGCAACT ACGGGAAGACATTTAAGAAGCCTCGTCGGCCTTACGAGAAGGAGCGATTGGATGCTGAGCTGAAGCTGGTGGGAGAATATGGCCTTAGATGCAAGAGAGAACTCTGGAGAGTTCAGTATGTTCTGAGCCGCATCCGCAACAATGCAAGGATGCTCTTGACCCTTGATGAGAAGAACCCTCGTCGAATCTTTGAGGGTGAGGCTCTTCTCCGGAGGATGAATCGCTATGGTTTGCTGGACGAAAGTCAGAACAAGCTTGATTATGTCTTGGCCTTGACTGTGGAAAACTTCCTGGAGCGTCGCCTGCAGACACTTGTCTTCAAGTCTGGAATGGCCAAATCAATCCACCATGCCAGGGTGCTCATCAGGCAGAGACATATCAG GGTTGGGAGGCAAGTCGTGAACATCCCCTCTTTCTTGGTGAGGGTCGATTCACAAAAGCACATCGACTTCTCCCTTACGAGTCCATTTGGAGGAGGACGGCCAGGAAGGGTGAAGCGAAAGAACACGAGGGCTGCTGCTAAGAAGGCTTCTGGTGGCGACGGAGATGAAGAGGACGAGGATTAG
- the LOC115727532 gene encoding pectinesterase 3, translated as MESINVLKGYGKLNSAEAQTPHHHRAAKRPLILAVTVSSIVLLTITLGLLIGALVRESSTEGSEAQSLRSSSAQSIRAVCSVTQHQDSCFTSISSLNSSVEPDPEAIFELSLRVCVNEVSNGSLFVRDLVKSSNDARSKGALGDCAGLLEDAASRLRDSVAAMEAAGPGEKALTELKISNIQTWVSAAMTDQETCLDGLEEMGSTVLEMVRDRLSRSREFMSNSLAICAQMSAVLEKFEMGMH; from the coding sequence ATGGAATCCATCAACGTCCTGAAGGGCTATGGCAAACTGAACAGCGCCGAAGCTCAAACCCCACACCATCACAGAGCCGCCAAGAGACCTCTAATCCTCGCCGTCACCGTCTCCTCGATCGTTCTGCTGACCATAACCCTAGGCCTCCTCATCGGTGCTCTCGTCCGCGAGTCGAGTACCGAGGGATCGGAGGCGCAGTCGCTCAGATCCAGCTCGGCCCAGTCGATCCGAGCCGTCTGCAGCGTGACCCAGCATCAAGACTCGTGCTTCACGAGCATATCCTCCCTCAACAGCTCCGTCGAGCCCGACCCAGAAGCCATCTTCGAGCTCTCCCTGCGGGTGTGCGTCAACGAGGTGTCCAACGGTTCCCTGTTCGTGAGGGACCTGGTCAAGAGCTCGAACGACGCGCGCTCGAAGGGCGCTCTAGGGGACTGCGCGGGCCTACTGGAGGACGCGGCGAGCCGGCTCAGGGACTCGGTGGCGGCCATGGAGGCGGCGGGGCCGGGGGAGAAGGCGTTGACGGAGCTGAAGATCAGCAACATACAGACGTGGGTGAGCGCGGCCATGACGGATCAGGAGACGTGCTTGGACGGGCTGGAGGAGATGGGGTCAACGGTTCTTGAGATGGTCAGAGATCGGTTGAGCAGGTCGAGGGAGTTCATGAGCAACAGCTTGGCGATTTGTGCTCAGATGAGCGCCGTTCTCGAGAAGTTCGAGATGGGTATGCATTAG